One part of the Aspergillus fumigatus Af293 chromosome 7, whole genome shotgun sequence genome encodes these proteins:
- a CDS encoding transcription factor domain-containing protein translates to MSSFFSDIFVASPATECQLNTDAGFLTGYGATQTQSLLSGLSPLVPAAGPPVPSELGISAEMQAKLVHDFFDFVHYSIPLFRKEDFLQQYEGGTINRSLLLTVLAVTAKSLGLPHGWQVANIDDCLQQLLKTDPLDAPTQPALLLDAFRQSCLLAFYRFHQGHGGDAWDYISRLSRKALRLGLHQLDSTDRYNSFGDILANPANLEEWRYVWWCIYCLDSYSNITAATPFVLEKESIQTALVATSLEGSSDSRVGSREPQFLPTDTKNLWRISAEMGCLSTPASYFNMHIVTTSLLREAAAIFRLRRQNPSEALRDRQSQFRDHLSAVVLSLPPQFLREARNAFTNESSLDHHARLVCLLHLHAARLLNTITFDMSDDSEWTTA, encoded by the exons ATGTcttcattcttttctgacaTATTTGttgcttctccagcgacAGAATGCCAGTTGAACACTGACGCTGGCTTCCTAACTGGCTATGGCGCCACACAGACGCAATCTCTCCTTTCAGGGTTATCACCGCTTGTCCCTGCAGCTGGGCCACCTGTGCCCTCGGAGCTGGGGATTTCCGCAGAGATGCAGGCGAAGCT GGTCCATGACTTCTTCGACTTTGTCCACTATTCCATCCCATTATTCCGGAAAGAAGACTTTCTCCAGCAGTACGAGGGCGGAACGATCAACCGTTCTTTGCTGCTCACTGTCCTAGCTGTCACAGCAAAGTCTCTCGGCCTACCGCACGGTTGGCAGGTAGCCAACATCGATGATTGTCTTCAACAACTGTTGAAGACCGACCCGTTGGATGCTCCGACCCAGCCAGCCCTGTTGCTGGATGCGTTCCGGCAAAGCTGCCTGCTCGCATTTTATCGGTTTCACCAGGGTCATGGTGGGGATGCATGGGACTACATCAGTCGTCTCTCGCGTAAGGCCCTGCGATTAGGTCTGCATCAGCTGGATTCCACTGATCGATACAACTCGTTTGGCGACATCTTGGCAAACCCAGCCAACCTGGAAGAATGGAGATATGTTTGGTGGTGTATCTACTGCTTGGACTCGTACTCGAACATCACAGCAGCCACCCCATTTGTCCTGGAAAAAGAGAGCATACAGACCGCCTTAGTGGCTACTTCTCTGGAGGGCTCAAGCGATAGCCGCGTTGGTAGTCGCGAACCGCAGTTTCTGCCCACAGATACTAAAAATCTGTGGCGCATTTCAGCGGAAATGGGCTGTCTTAGTACCCCTGCCTCTTATTTTAACATGCACATCGTCACAACATCTCTCCTAAGAGAAGCAGCGGCTATTTTTCGGTTAAGGAGGCAAAACCCGTCGGAAGCTCTTCGAGACCGACAATCTCAATTCAGAGATCACCTCTCGGCCGTAGTTCTTTCCTTGCCGCCACAGTTTCTCCGCGAAGCTCGCAACGCTTTTACCAATGAATCCAGCTTAGACCATCATGCTCGGCTTGTCTGTCTACTTCATCTGCATGCAGCACGACTTCTGAACACAATCACATTCGATATGTCGGACGATTCGGAGTGGACCACGGCATGA